Within Caproicibacterium argilliputei, the genomic segment CTTCAGGTCATCCAGTTCGCGCTCAAACAGCACGCCGCCTTTGTGAAACAGCCCGATGTGATCTGAAAAGTCCTCCAGTTCGCGCAGGTTATGACTGGCAATCAGTACGGTCATACCGCGGTCGCTCACTTCGCCGGAAACCAGCCGCTTGAGCAGCTGGCGCATGACCGGGTCCAGTCCGTCAAAAATTTCATCCAGCAGCAGGTAATCCGGCTGGCAGGCAAGCGCGCAAATCAGCGCCGCCTGCCGCTGCATCCCTTTGCTCATCTGCCCCATCTGTTGCTTGGCATGAAGCGGAAAAAGGCGCAGCATCCGCTGATAGGTGTCCTCACTCCAGTGCGGGTACAGCATACGATAGTACGCTGCCATTTTCTCCACGGTGGCACGCGGAAAAAAGTACGGATAGTCGCTGATGAAAAACACCCGCTGCTTAACCTTGCTGTTTTCAAACGGAGACACACCGTCAATTTCCAGCCTGCCGCCATCTGCGTGGTAAACCCCCGCCAGCAGCCGCAGGAAAGTGCTTTTTCCCGCGCCGTTGCTGCCCACCAGCCCATAAATGGAACCGGAACCGATGGAAACGCCGATATGATCCAGCGCTGTCACTGCGCCGAACGTTTTTGTCAGGTCTTGTGCTTCAATCATGTTGCTTTCCCTCCCAGCGCGGCGCGTATCGCCGCCAAAATATCCTCTTCTGTCAGTCCCGCGTTCCGTGCTTCCCGCACAGCTGCCGCCAGCTGCTTTTTTGCATGGTTCTGCTGCTGCGTGACAGCGGCCGGGTCGTTAGTCAAAAAGGAGCCCTTGCCGGGCACCGAGCAGATAATGCCATCCCGCTCCAGCAGCTGATACGCTTTCTGCACCGTGGCAGGATTCACGCCCAGCTCCTGCGCAAGCGCACGCACGCTGGGCAGCTGCGTTTCGCCGTTAAAACCGCCGAACGCCGCCATCTTTGTGACGGCATGATACAGCTGCTCATAAATCGGTTCGCCGCTTCTATAATCCAAATGAAACACCTAATCACCTCCAAGGCAATCATGGAATCTTTTCTGCAGAACAGCATAGCACGCATCTGTATGATTGTCAATAGTACAGTTCATACGCATATATAAAAAAAGGCAGCCCCCCAGAAGAGGCTGTCTAACACAAAACGAAGTTAGTGCGCCCGCGTTAACTTCAGCAGGGCTGCACCATGCGGCGCCAGCAAAGCAGACACGCTGCCTTGCACCGCGCCAAGATCTTTTTTCTGCCACAGGTCGCGCACCCATGCACTGGAAAGCTCCAGTTCGCTCAGTGGGCAGGAAACTTCCGCCTGCGCGTCACACAGGTTAAACAATGCCAGGTAACGCCCTTCGTCATCATCCACACTGGTCCAAACCGCTTGTGTATCGTCCCGTACCAGCTGACAGGCATCGTGGGAATGTTTGAGCAGATGCAGAACTTCCGCATTGGTCAGCAGCGAGAGCGTCCAGTTGTCACAGTCCGGCAGGTTGCCACCCATCATCAGCGGTGACCGAAAAATACTCCAAAGCGTCATCATGGTCACCTGCTCCGCGCGGGTAAAGTTGGTTTTCCTGCCGCTGTGAAAGCCCATGCCGATGCGCCCAAGCGGCAGCATATCGCAGTCCGGCCAGCAGCCGGGAGAAACGTGCTTCTGCCAGACCTCACAGCGCTCAAACATCGCCTTGAGCAGTTCCCACTTGTCCCAGAAATCATCGGTAACGCGCCACATATTTGCGTGCTTTTCCATGTGCCACGCCTTTTCAATGACCGCCGGCCCGGGCGACAGGCTCAGCACCATGTCACGGCCGCTGCGGTCAATGGCGCGGCGAATCATTTCGATTTCTTTTTCTGCCGAATAGGGATTGTTCGGGTACATATTCGTATTGCAAATATCATCCACCTTGACGAAGTCCACACCCCAAGCGGCATACAGCTGAAAAATGGAGTCATAGTATGCCTGCGATTCCGGTTTTTGGGGGTCCAGTCCATACATATCGCCGTTCCAACAGCTGATGGAGTGAAACAGCGCCACCTGGTCGGCAGTCACATCTGTGCCCAACACCGGCAGATGCTCATGCACCGCCTGCCGCGGAATGCCGCGCATGATATGAATGCCGAACTTCAGCCCCATGCTGTGGATTTTCTCGGCAATCGGCGCGAACCCCGCGCCGCCCGCCGCCGAGGGGAAGCGGTTTTCCGCCGGCATCTGGCGGCCGTATTCGTCCAGCGTCAGACGGGCAAAGTTGCGGTACTCCCGCTCACCGGTGCCGGCAAGCGGTTCTGACCACTGGATGTCGCAGACCACGTACTCCCAGCCAAACGGCTTCAAATGCGCCGCCATATAGTCGGCGTTTTCCAGCAGCTGTTTTTCGTTCACGGTTGCAGCCCAGCAGTCCCAGCTGTTCCACCCCATCGGCGGGGTCATGGCCACTTTGTCTTTTTTGCGCAGCATTCTGTGTTCCTCCCTTGTGCACTGCCCAAGCAGCGCTGTTCTCATGGCTTCCGAATGGATTTCCCCGTTATTCTAACGCCTGTGCAGATGCTTTGCAAGCCGTTTCAGAAATTTTCGGTCGTTTTTTCCGCGTCTTTACAAACAGTTTGGCAACTGTTAGAATAAAATTACGGTATACTCCGAATTTTATACGGAAAGCAGTGGCTTTTGATGATTACATCCCTGCAAAGCAGTTCTTTTACCGTCAAAGTAGATTCCCTCGGCGCACAGCTGAGCAGCCTTGCCCTGGACGGGCGGGAGTACCTGTGGCAGGGCGACCCCAAATGGTGGCCGCGCCGCGCGCCGATTCTGTTCCCGATTGTCGGCAGTCTGCGCGGCGGGCAGGCTGTTTCCGAAGCAGGTCCCTGCCGCATGGGCCGTCACGGGCTTGCACGCAATCTGGAACACACCATACTGCGGCAGAGCACAGATTCCGTACTTTATGAGCTGGTATCCAGCGCGGAAACTCTGCGGCAGTACCCCTACCCGTTTCGTCTGCAGATGTGCTACCGTATTTTAAAGCCCGGCACCTTAGAAACACGTTTTTCGGTGACCAACACCGGCACGCTGCCCCTGCCTTTTGTCGTGGGCGGTCACCCGGCGTTTCAAGTGCCGGTCGGTCAAGCGTCCGGCGAAGCCTTTACGGATTACAGTCTGCATTTTTCGCAGGAAATGACCTGCTCCTCTCCGATGCTTGCCGAAACAGATGGTCTGCTGGATTTTTCCCGGCGCGTTCCGGTACTGAACCATGCGGCAGTCCTGCCGCTGCGGCACAGCCTGTTTGACCACGACGCACTGGTACTGGAAAAGGTGCCCGACCGCACCGTCACGCTGCGCGGCGGCAAAAGCGGGTACGGTGTGCGGCTGGACTTTGCCGACTTTGCATACCTCGGCATCTGGTCACCGGCCGGTGAAGCGCCCTTCGTTGCACTGGAGCCTTGGACCGGCTGCAGCACCGCGACCGATGAGGATGATTGCCTTGCCCATAAACGCGGTATGCGTCTGCTCCCTGTGGGAGAAACCGCGGAATATGCATTTACCATCACGGTTTTTTGAAGCGTTTTGGCATCATTTAAATAAGCAGCGGTATCCGGCGCAATGCGCTTGCGGGTACCGCTGCTTTCTTCTGGACTATGCCTGATTCTCGTAAATCACGTGCAGTTTAATATCCTGATTGTAGTTTCCAAATCCGTGACCAAACAGCGTCAGCCCACCGGCGTGCACGGAATCCGCAGGCGCGGCAATGCGAAACCGGAAGTCGCTCTTTTCGTTGAGTCCCAAGCTCTGAATCGTCACGGGTGAAACCATCGCACCATCAATGAACGTACCGTGCTGGTTGACAGAAAGCAGTTTGAGCAGACCATACTGATTCCAATTTGAAAACCACCAGTCCGGCGTGTACAGCCCGCGCACTTCCCCGAAATCGCCGGGACTTGTCCAACTGCCCAGCAGGGTATCGTTCAGGTAAAAGTAAATATCGCTCGGCCAGTTTTCCGCAATGCCGGGGGCTTCCGAAGAAAGCTCCATTGAAATCTGCAGTTCCACGGGGTGCTGCCCCTCCTGCAGGTAATTTGGCAGCCGATACTCGACAAAACCGGAGCTGAACCAAAGGATACTGGCGCCCACGCGCAGCGGGTCGTCAAAATAACGCGGGTCATCGACAATACCAATCAGCGAGGAGGTATTCGCAATGCCGCAGGTCGGCTGCGCCTTATAGTCTGTATACTGCCCGATGGGAATCTCCGCAAAATAAATATTATCGGAATCAAACCGCTCGCCCAGAGAAATTGCAAAGCGGTCCTCCTTCAAAAAGCAGGCTTTGCGGGCATCCCGCTGACCGCTGACCGGTTTGATCTCCACCAGATCAGCCTCAGTCAAAATTTTCATGTTCTGTGTAATCGCCGCACGGCTGACCCCCAGCGTGTCTGCCAAATCAATCAGGCTGACGCCCTTGTGCTTATAAATATACTGCAGCATATCCACCCGCAGTTCAGAGCTAAGTGCTTTGCAAAAAGTCACCGTCTCCTCTTTTGTCAAGTATTCCCGCATAGCATACTCTCCTCTGCTTTTAATAAGAAACTTAATTATAACATGATTCCTTAAAAAATTCCATAGAAATACCCACCAAAGAACTGGTGGGTATTTCTGATGCTGCGGAAAAGACCTGCTTGTTTTTAGGTTGTGGACTTTCCCCACCATGCAACGCCGTCACTGCTCAAACCGGTAAAGCACAGGGCTGCCTTGCTGTTTTCAAGATCCCAGCAGGTTTCCGCTTTCGCGTGCAGAACGCTTCCATCCGGCAGTTTCAAAGTCAGCAGGTTCTGTCCCTCATTGTAACTCCAGCTTCCGGACTTCCCGTCAAGCTCCAGCTTGCCGGTTCCATCCTCTCCAAGCGGACTGAGAGATGCCTTCACTGACGTTTCCTGACTGTTGTCATAACTAGTGAAAGAAATGCACTCCCAATTTCCAGAAAGTGTACCCGCCGAAATTTTCTGCTCTTTTTCTCCGGCGTATCGCTCCGGACTGAGCACCGGCCAACCATCGACAAAGTACATTTTGCGTACCATCATATAATGCATCGTATACGTATCTTTGCCATCAGATTCCGTTTTATAGCAGTCGGCGCCGTCTCGAATATGATGAATGAAATAAAAGTTATCGCCATCCTGGTACGGCGAGCCGTGGCCGGGTCCGCGAAAGCCACCCCAAGCCCAGTCATCGCCGGTATATTTTTGCGTTCCGCCCGGCTTTGACGCCGTAAAGCGGTAGCTTGCGGCAAGCTTCGTTCCGGTGGTCAGACCCGTTTGCTTTTCGGTCATCTCATGACCCAAGTAATCTTTATAGGGACCGGTAACCGCCTTACTGCGGCCCACACGGATGTCATAGGTATCTCCCAACCATCCATAGGACAAAAACAGATAGTAATATCCGGTCGCCTTGTTATAAAGGATGGATGACCCCTCCGGGCCATCGATTGCGCTGCCGCCCTTATTGGCAATGCACGTTCCAAAATAATCCGCCGACTTGCGGTCGGTGTTGACCGCCATTCCGTCCGCTTTCAGCTCTTTCAGGAAAATGCCGCCGAAAAACGAGCCGTACGTCATGTACGTTTTACCTTCCGGCGTCGTCACAATTTCCGGATCAATCGCGTTTGGACCGGTCGGAGCGCCATCTTCCGCCCAGCTGCTGACAACAATGCCCCGGTTTTCAAATGGGCCTTGTGGAGAAGCCGACGTTGCAAGCCAAATGCGCGATTCGTCACTGCCAAAGGCCTTTGTTGCGGCGTAGTACAGTCGATACTGACCGTTAACATACTGCACACAGGGCGCCCAGAACGTTTCCACCGCCTTTTCGTCTGGGCCGTTGTCCTGCGCCTGCAGAATAGCTTTCTCTGACAGAGCAATTCCAACGTACTCCCAATTCACCAAATCTTTTGACCGACGAATCTGAATGCCCTTGCCCGGCTTTGTCGAATCCACCGAATTATCCGTAGAATAGGCATAGTAATATCCACTGGAAGTATCCTTAATCATGCAGGGATCATGACCGCCCACCTGTGCATTTTCGCTGTATTTTGTCGTACCAAAAGCGAAGTCTGCTTCTTTTGGCATTTGCAGTTCCTCCATCCCCGCGTGATTGGCACTTGCTCCGCAGCCAGCGGAACCCATCAGCAAAACCGCACTGAGTACCACACACATTGTTTTTCGAAATAGATGTCTTGCTTTGTTGTAACCCAAAGCGGGCCTCCTTACAATTTAAAGCGCAGCACATGATAGGACTGCGGCGGCAGAACGACGTCGCAGGTGCGCAGCGTCCCCTGCTGTACCGGAAGCTGCTTTGGCACAACCGCGTCCGGCTGCGCAAACGTATTGACAGCGGAAAGGTCACCTGCCATGCAGATGTGCTCCTGCATGGTCACTTCCCCGAAGGAACGCAGGTTCAGCGTAAGCTGCATCTCTTCCGCGCCGATGTTCAGCGCAAACACGGTGACCGTCTTTTCCTGCTCGTTGTAAACCACGCTCTGCTGCAGCAGCGGCGTTTCACCGTAGCGGCTCTCGGCGGCCGGCGCTGTGACGACCGGCTTGAGCACCGTGCCACGGCCGTACTTCGACAGATAAGCGAACGGGTAGAAAATGCTCTGCTTGAGAACGCCGCCGCCCTTTTTCGTGAAAATCGGCGCGATGACGTTGACCAGCTGCGCTAAGCACGCAATCTTCACACGGTCTGCGTGGTTCAGCAGCGTCATGCTCATCCCGGCAAACACCAGTGCATCCAACAGTGTGTAGTGGTCTTCCAGAATCTCCGGCGCCTCCTGCCACGGATGTGCCTTCTGCTTGAGCTGATACCAGACGTTCCACTCATCAAAGGAGAAGTTGATGTCTTTGCTGCCGCGCTTAAGCGCCTTGACGTAGTCTGCGGTACCCTCTAAGGTGTGAATGAAGCGGTCCATATCCACAAACGAAGCGAGGAAATCGAAGTCATTACCCTCGTTTTCGTAGTAGCGGTGCAGTGACAGATAGTCCACATAATCGTAGGTGTATTCCATCACCTTGCGGTCCCACTCCGGGTATGTCTTCTGCATGGTGCTGGCACTGCCGCAGGCGACCAACTCGATGCTGTCGTCAATCCAGCGCATGATTTTTGCGGCTTCCACTGCTTTTTTGCCGTAGTCGTCCGCATCCAGGTGGCAAATCTGCCATTCGCCGTCCATCTCGTTTCCGATGCACCAGAGCTTGATGTTCAGGGGGTCTTTATGGCCGTTCTTTGCACGCAAATCGCTCCAGTACGTGCCGCCGGGATAGTTGCAGTACTCCACCAGCTGCCCTGCGTCTTTGGGCGTGCCGGTGCCCATATTGACCGCGCCCATAATCTGCGTGCCCGCCTTTTGGCTCCAGTCGTAAAATTCATCAATGCCGAACTGGTTGCTCTCAATCGTGTGCCACGCCAAGTCCAACCGGCGCGGACGTTCCGCCTTGGGGCCAATGCCGTCTTTCCAGTCGTAACCGGAAAGAAAGTTGCCGCCGGGGTAGCGGATATGGGAAATGCCCAGCTGCTGAATAAGTTTGAGCACATCCGTCCGGTAGCCGTTTGCATCCGCCAGCGGATGCTCCGGCTCATAAATGCCTGTGTAAATGGCGCGCCCCAGATGTTCCAAAAACGAGCTGAACAGCCGGTCGTCCACCTGTGCAACGCGAAAATCCTTTTCAACGTGCAGTTTTGCCTGTTTCATTTGCTTGAATCCTTTCTAAAACCAAAATCAGCTCTTCATACCAGTAATTGCAACAGACTCAATGATGTACCGCTGGAAGAAGAAGAACAGCAACAGCGTCGGAATCATTGCAATTACGGAAGCAGCCATAATCAGCGCATAGTCGCTTTGCACCGCATAATAGGAGTTGAACGAACGAATAACCACCTGAAGAGTCCATTTGCTCTCATCCTGCAGGAAGATCGTTGGTGCAAGATAATCGTTCCAAATTCCCATAAACCACAGAATCAACTGTGTGGCAATAGCGCCCTTCATCAACGGCAGATACATTTGCCAGTAAATGCGAAAATACCCGCAGCCATCGATCTTTGCGGCCTCAATCAAGCTGGACGGTACACCACCTGCATTCTGCTGCAGGAAAAATATCATGCCGATGTTCCCAAGGCAGCCCGGAATAATCAGAGGCAGCAGGGTATCTGTCCATCCAATGTTTGTAAACATAACATACTGTGGAATCATGACTGCCGCAAATGGCATCATGATTGCTGAAAGCAGTACAAAGAAAATCACTTTCCGGCCACGGAAATGCATTTTTGAAAACGCAAAAGCCGCCAGTGTGGAACTGAAGCCGCCAAACAGCAGTACCGGTATTGCAACTGTAAAGCTGTTGATAACGCCACTAATAAAGTTGCCTTTTTGCAGCACTTCACTGTATTTTCCGAACACCCACGGATGCGGCAAAATCGAAAAATTTGCGGAAAGAATCTGATTTTTCGTCATAAACGACATAAAGACCATGTAAATCAGTGGAAATACCATTACAATCGCGCCAAGCCACAATACAATTGTAATAATAATATTGATAATGCGGGTTCTTCTAGAAGCTACTCCCCGCGGCATCGAAACAGCATTTGCCTTCGCCATTTTCTTTTCCCTCCTTATTCATCCATGGTGTTGACCCAATGTTTCTGCAGTTTGAAATTCACCAGTGTCAACACCAGGATGATGAGTGCAAGAATCCAAGCAATTGCGCAGCTGTAACCCATCGCGCCACTCTCAAATGCCTGCTGATACTCGTAAAACACAACGGTAGCCGCACTGTAGTTTGTGCCGCCGTCAGAAACCATGACTTGCACCTGTACGAAGACCTGCATACCGCCAATAAGGCTGGTAATCAAAATATAGAAAGTAACCGGGCTGATCAGCGCCAGTGTGATATGGCGGAACTTTTGCCAAGCATTTGCACCGTCAATTTCAGCCGCTTCGTAATACACGCGTGGAATGTTCTGCAAGCCTGCCAGGTATAGTACAATGCTGTTGCCCAAGCCGCCCCATACCATGAAAATAATCATGGCCACTTTGACCCAGCTTTCACTGCTCAGCCAAGCCGGCCCCTGTACGTGGAAGAACATACGCAGAATGTTGTTAAGCAAGCCGTAGTCATAGTTGTATACCCATGCCCAAAGGATGGAAACTGCAACCAATGAGGAAATCACCGGAATATAGTACATGGTGCGCAGCACACGCACACCAACAATTTTCCGGTTCATACCCATGGCCAGAAGCAAACCTAAAATCATTCCGATCGGAATGCCAATTAAGTAGATTAAGGTATTCGCCAACGATTTCCAAAACTTTTCATCTTGAAAAAGCTGCGTGTAGTTTTGAAAGCCGTTAAAAACCATATCATTCATACCGGTCCAGTCCGTTGCACTGGCTGCAACGGAAAAAAGGAGCGGATAAATTGTGAACAGCAGAAACCCGACACAGGGTAGAAGGATAAATAGATAGGCTGTGCGTTCCTCTTTCAAAGCCACCTTGCCAAGTTTCTTTTTGGGAGCCTTGGGCTGCTTTTCTGCAGCCCTCGCAGCAGTTGTCATAAGGAAAACCTCCTCGATTTTCAGCGTTATCGATAAGAAAAGAACCGCGGCAACCAGCGCGGCGGCTCTTTCTTTATTAGAACTTTCAGTGATGAGAAAACTCTAAATGTTTTATTTAGAACTTGACTTTTTGTTTTTGTTCTGCAGGGCAATCGCCTTGTCAAGATCCTTTTGCATCTTGGGCTGAATCTCTGTGATATACTGGTCAACTGTCTTTTTGCCGGACTTTACATCGGTCAAGCCATCTGTGAACGTATTGAACCAATCAGAATTGTACGTATAGGTTGTTTCTGTAAAGATTCCCTTGTAGTTATTTTCACTGCCAATGTAATTGAACATGACATCAACGTTTGAAGGATACTTGACTTTTCCCGCCTTCACAGCATTCTTAAAGTCACCCTTTGCATAGGACATAATGTTCGGCAGCTGAATGGATTCTTCGCCGGTTGCACCAGAAACTTCTTTTTGTCCGTTCAGATTTGTGGAAAGGTAAGAAATCAGTTGGAGTGCAATGTCAGGACTCTGGCACTTGCTGGAAATTGCATATCCGACTGTGCCAAGCCATGTTGTTGTTTTCCCGCTGTCACCAACCGGCCATGCGCAGAGATTCCAGTTAAACGGCAGCGTCTTTTTGTCCATGAATGCACCGACATCCCAAGTGCCGCAGCCATAGAAGCCAACCTGACCTGCCAGCCAGCGCTGATAAGGACCAACGGCGGAATCTTCCTGTACGGTCGGCGTTACTTTATATTTTGTCGTCAAGTCACAGTAGAACTGCAGAGCGTCTTTAAATGCTTTCTGCCCAACAATATCCACTTTGCTGTAATCGTCAGTCAGGTAATGTGCGCCATTGCCGTAGATGAATGGATTCAACATAAATGAATCTGCAAAACTTGCTCCCCATTGATCCGTTTTGCCG encodes:
- a CDS encoding glycoside hydrolase family 27 protein, with product MLRKKDKVAMTPPMGWNSWDCWAATVNEKQLLENADYMAAHLKPFGWEYVVCDIQWSEPLAGTGEREYRNFARLTLDEYGRQMPAENRFPSAAGGAGFAPIAEKIHSMGLKFGIHIMRGIPRQAVHEHLPVLGTDVTADQVALFHSISCWNGDMYGLDPQKPESQAYYDSIFQLYAAWGVDFVKVDDICNTNMYPNNPYSAEKEIEMIRRAIDRSGRDMVLSLSPGPAVIEKAWHMEKHANMWRVTDDFWDKWELLKAMFERCEVWQKHVSPGCWPDCDMLPLGRIGMGFHSGRKTNFTRAEQVTMMTLWSIFRSPLMMGGNLPDCDNWTLSLLTNAEVLHLLKHSHDACQLVRDDTQAVWTSVDDDEGRYLALFNLCDAQAEVSCPLSELELSSAWVRDLWQKKDLGAVQGSVSALLAPHGAALLKLTRAH
- a CDS encoding carbohydrate ABC transporter permease — its product is MTTAARAAEKQPKAPKKKLGKVALKEERTAYLFILLPCVGFLLFTIYPLLFSVAASATDWTGMNDMVFNGFQNYTQLFQDEKFWKSLANTLIYLIGIPIGMILGLLLAMGMNRKIVGVRVLRTMYYIPVISSLVAVSILWAWVYNYDYGLLNNILRMFFHVQGPAWLSSESWVKVAMIIFMVWGGLGNSIVLYLAGLQNIPRVYYEAAEIDGANAWQKFRHITLALISPVTFYILITSLIGGMQVFVQVQVMVSDGGTNYSAATVVFYEYQQAFESGAMGYSCAIAWILALIILVLTLVNFKLQKHWVNTMDE
- a CDS encoding carbohydrate ABC transporter permease, whose protein sequence is MAKANAVSMPRGVASRRTRIINIIITIVLWLGAIVMVFPLIYMVFMSFMTKNQILSANFSILPHPWVFGKYSEVLQKGNFISGVINSFTVAIPVLLFGGFSSTLAAFAFSKMHFRGRKVIFFVLLSAIMMPFAAVMIPQYVMFTNIGWTDTLLPLIIPGCLGNIGMIFFLQQNAGGVPSSLIEAAKIDGCGYFRIYWQMYLPLMKGAIATQLILWFMGIWNDYLAPTIFLQDESKWTLQVVIRSFNSYYAVQSDYALIMAASVIAMIPTLLLFFFFQRYIIESVAITGMKS
- a CDS encoding ABC transporter ATP-binding protein, translated to MIEAQDLTKTFGAVTALDHIGVSIGSGSIYGLVGSNGAGKSTFLRLLAGVYHADGGRLEIDGVSPFENSKVKQRVFFISDYPYFFPRATVEKMAAYYRMLYPHWSEDTYQRMLRLFPLHAKQQMGQMSKGMQRQAALICALACQPDYLLLDEIFDGLDPVMRQLLKRLVSGEVSDRGMTVLIASHNLRELEDFSDHIGLFHKGGVLFERELDDLKLGICKVQAVFRPMIDPASLTKLKILQSKVQGSILELVVQNSREEALAVLESLHPLASEALPLTLEEVFICEMEVNGYDIDSILA
- a CDS encoding aldose 1-epimerase family protein gives rise to the protein MITSLQSSSFTVKVDSLGAQLSSLALDGREYLWQGDPKWWPRRAPILFPIVGSLRGGQAVSEAGPCRMGRHGLARNLEHTILRQSTDSVLYELVSSAETLRQYPYPFRLQMCYRILKPGTLETRFSVTNTGTLPLPFVVGGHPAFQVPVGQASGEAFTDYSLHFSQEMTCSSPMLAETDGLLDFSRRVPVLNHAAVLPLRHSLFDHDALVLEKVPDRTVTLRGGKSGYGVRLDFADFAYLGIWSPAGEAPFVALEPWTGCSTATDEDDCLAHKRGMRLLPVGETAEYAFTITVF
- a CDS encoding ArsR/SmtB family transcription factor, producing MREYLTKEETVTFCKALSSELRVDMLQYIYKHKGVSLIDLADTLGVSRAAITQNMKILTEADLVEIKPVSGQRDARKACFLKEDRFAISLGERFDSDNIYFAEIPIGQYTDYKAQPTCGIANTSSLIGIVDDPRYFDDPLRVGASILWFSSGFVEYRLPNYLQEGQHPVELQISMELSSEAPGIAENWPSDIYFYLNDTLLGSWTSPGDFGEVRGLYTPDWWFSNWNQYGLLKLLSVNQHGTFIDGAMVSPVTIQSLGLNEKSDFRFRIAAPADSVHAGGLTLFGHGFGNYNQDIKLHVIYENQA
- a CDS encoding arabinan endo-1,5-alpha-L-arabinosidase, with product MGYNKARHLFRKTMCVVLSAVLLMGSAGCGASANHAGMEELQMPKEADFAFGTTKYSENAQVGGHDPCMIKDTSSGYYYAYSTDNSVDSTKPGKGIQIRRSKDLVNWEYVGIALSEKAILQAQDNGPDEKAVETFWAPCVQYVNGQYRLYYAATKAFGSDESRIWLATSASPQGPFENRGIVVSSWAEDGAPTGPNAIDPEIVTTPEGKTYMTYGSFFGGIFLKELKADGMAVNTDRKSADYFGTCIANKGGSAIDGPEGSSILYNKATGYYYLFLSYGWLGDTYDIRVGRSKAVTGPYKDYLGHEMTEKQTGLTTGTKLAASYRFTASKPGGTQKYTGDDWAWGGFRGPGHGSPYQDGDNFYFIHHIRDGADCYKTESDGKDTYTMHYMMVRKMYFVDGWPVLSPERYAGEKEQKISAGTLSGNWECISFTSYDNSQETSVKASLSPLGEDGTGKLELDGKSGSWSYNEGQNLLTLKLPDGSVLHAKAETCWDLENSKAALCFTGLSSDGVAWWGKSTT
- a CDS encoding ABC transporter substrate-binding protein, which produces MKKVTRVTSLLLSAALVAGSMAGCGSSSSGAKTADGKANLNILVYMQDHEKKVYTKLINEFKKTHASEVGNINFQVTTQDEYNTKMTAAMTSKKLPDIFYVGPDSVRSYVDNGYVMPLDDLIAKNKDVKIDDLWPTIIKSYRYDGSKTGQGKLYALPKDLSTFAYAYNKDMFDKAGIAYPDPNKPYTYQEFLKVCQKLTKDTNGDGKTDQWGASFADSFMLNPFIYGNGAHYLTDDYSKVDIVGQKAFKDALQFYCDLTTKYKVTPTVQEDSAVGPYQRWLAGQVGFYGCGTWDVGAFMDKKTLPFNWNLCAWPVGDSGKTTTWLGTVGYAISSKCQSPDIALQLISYLSTNLNGQKEVSGATGEESIQLPNIMSYAKGDFKNAVKAGKVKYPSNVDVMFNYIGSENNYKGIFTETTYTYNSDWFNTFTDGLTDVKSGKKTVDQYITEIQPKMQKDLDKAIALQNKNKKSSSK
- a CDS encoding GntR family transcriptional regulator; the protein is MFHLDYRSGEPIYEQLYHAVTKMAAFGGFNGETQLPSVRALAQELGVNPATVQKAYQLLERDGIICSVPGKGSFLTNDPAAVTQQQNHAKKQLAAAVREARNAGLTEEDILAAIRAALGGKAT
- the arfA gene encoding arabinosylfuranosidase ArfA; translation: MKQAKLHVEKDFRVAQVDDRLFSSFLEHLGRAIYTGIYEPEHPLADANGYRTDVLKLIQQLGISHIRYPGGNFLSGYDWKDGIGPKAERPRRLDLAWHTIESNQFGIDEFYDWSQKAGTQIMGAVNMGTGTPKDAGQLVEYCNYPGGTYWSDLRAKNGHKDPLNIKLWCIGNEMDGEWQICHLDADDYGKKAVEAAKIMRWIDDSIELVACGSASTMQKTYPEWDRKVMEYTYDYVDYLSLHRYYENEGNDFDFLASFVDMDRFIHTLEGTADYVKALKRGSKDINFSFDEWNVWYQLKQKAHPWQEAPEILEDHYTLLDALVFAGMSMTLLNHADRVKIACLAQLVNVIAPIFTKKGGGVLKQSIFYPFAYLSKYGRGTVLKPVVTAPAAESRYGETPLLQQSVVYNEQEKTVTVFALNIGAEEMQLTLNLRSFGEVTMQEHICMAGDLSAVNTFAQPDAVVPKQLPVQQGTLRTCDVVLPPQSYHVLRFKL